TTGGGGTAGAGGTTTCTATCGATCTCGCAGCATACTTTGAGGCCTGTTTCGGTGCTCGTCGAGCCGATGAGTTGAACGATGACCTGATGACTGACCAGCGGCTTGCCCCGCCAGTTCATGGTGATGAAGGCGAACAGGCGATGCTCGATCTTGTTCCATTTGCTGGTGCCAGGCGGCAGGTGGGTCACCGTTATTTTCAGGTCGGCCTCATTGGCGAAGCGCTGCAGTTCGCGCTTCCATAGCCTCACCTGCGGCCCGTTGCTGCCGCCGCAGTCCGCCGTGATGGTAAGACACTTGGCGTTCGGGTAGCGTGGCTTGCCGAGCTTCTGCCACCAACGTCGGATGCTTTCAACGGCGAATGCCCCGGTATCGGCATCGATGCCGACGCTGACCCAGCCAAGATTGGCAGCAATGTCGTAGACCCCGTATGGCGCGACTTTGCCCAACTCCGGTATCTTGAAGTCGTGCACCCGCACCGGTTCGGGATTGCCCTTCGGGCGTAGTTCGCGTCCGTTGTTCTTGAAGTCCCCAACGAGTTCCTTCTTCTTGGTGTCCACCGAGATCGCCGGCTCGCCAGCCGAGATTGCCGCCTTCACCATCGCATTGATGTGGGCGAACTGGGCATCGCGGTCGGGGTGGTTGGCCCCTTCTCGCGTCTTGCGATTGGCCTGACAACTGTAGTTCAGTTCCCGCAGCAGGTTCGCTACCACGCGTTGGCTTGCCTTGAAGCCTTGCGCGGCCAATGCCTTGACCAGGTGACGCAGACTGCGGCTCACCCAGCGTAGCGATGAGCACGG
This genomic interval from Candidatus Angelobacter sp. contains the following:
- a CDS encoding ISAzo13 family transposase produces the protein PCSSLRWVSRSLRHLVKALAAQGFKASQRVVANLLRELNYSCQANRKTREGANHPDRDAQFAHINAMVKAAISAGEPAISVDTKKKELVGDFKNNGRELRPKGNPEPVRVHDFKIPELGKVAPYGVYDIAANLGWVSVGIDADTGAFAVESIRRWWQKLGKPRYPNAKCLTITADCGGSNGPQVRLWKRELQRFANEADLKITVTHLPPGTSKWNKIEHRLFAFITMNWRGKPLVSHQVIVQLIGSTSTETGLKVCCEIDRNLYPKGLKVTEREMQAVNIARHNFHGEWNYTISPNQQPP